Proteins encoded by one window of Halococcus salifodinae DSM 8989:
- the nadA gene encoding quinolinate synthase NadA translates to MPELETTDLETDLSLFKYDNLEHLPPRYRELSESERTERIGRALDELGDDVLVLGHNYQREEIVEHADFIGDSYALSKRAAEADADHVVFCGVTFMAESADIITDDSQTVILPSMEASCPMAGMAEALQVDAAWAEITDAAPDENIIPVTYMNSYADLKAFCAEQGGLVCTSSNAHRAFEYAFERGDKVLFLPDKHLGENTAHRLGMEDDTAVWDPWDPEGKDASEVAAADIVLWEGYCQVHERFRESHVEEIREDHPDANVVVHPECRREVVEAADVVGSTSTITDTVAEADPGETWAIGTEIHLANHLARWHPEIEVLPLCGDACMDCNAMRQIDPNYLTWVLEELVEGRERNVIEVAPDEKELAGVALDRMLEI, encoded by the coding sequence ATGCCAGAACTGGAAACAACGGACCTCGAAACCGACCTCAGCCTGTTCAAATACGACAATCTGGAACATCTCCCACCACGATACCGGGAACTGTCCGAATCCGAGCGTACGGAGCGCATCGGGCGGGCGCTCGACGAACTCGGCGACGACGTCCTCGTGCTCGGGCACAACTACCAGCGCGAGGAGATCGTCGAGCACGCCGACTTCATCGGCGATTCGTACGCCCTCTCGAAGCGCGCCGCCGAGGCCGACGCCGATCACGTCGTGTTCTGCGGCGTGACGTTCATGGCCGAATCCGCGGACATCATCACCGACGACTCTCAAACAGTCATCCTCCCCTCGATGGAGGCCTCTTGCCCGATGGCGGGGATGGCAGAAGCCCTCCAGGTCGACGCCGCGTGGGCGGAGATCACCGACGCTGCACCCGACGAGAACATCATCCCGGTGACGTACATGAACTCCTACGCCGACCTGAAGGCCTTTTGTGCCGAGCAGGGCGGGCTCGTCTGCACGTCTTCGAACGCCCACAGGGCCTTCGAGTACGCCTTCGAGCGCGGCGACAAGGTGCTCTTTCTCCCCGACAAACACCTCGGAGAGAACACCGCTCACCGGTTGGGGATGGAAGACGATACTGCTGTGTGGGACCCGTGGGACCCCGAGGGCAAGGACGCGAGCGAGGTCGCGGCGGCCGACATCGTGCTCTGGGAGGGGTACTGCCAGGTCCACGAGCGCTTCCGCGAGAGTCACGTCGAGGAGATTCGGGAGGACCACCCCGACGCGAACGTGGTCGTCCATCCCGAGTGCCGCCGCGAGGTCGTCGAGGCTGCGGACGTGGTGGGCTCGACCAGTACGATCACCGATACGGTGGCCGAGGCCGATCCCGGTGAGACGTGGGCGATCGGGACCGAAATCCACCTCGCGAACCACCTCGCGCGGTGGCATCCCGAGATCGAGGTCCTTCCCCTCTGCGGCGACGCGTGCATGGACTGCAACGCGATGCGCCAGATCGACCCGAACTACCTGACGTGGGTGCTCGAAGAGCTGGTCGAGGGCCGCGAGCGAAACGTGATCGAAGTCGCGCCCGACGAAAAGGAACTCGCCGGCGTGGCGCTCGACCGAATGCTGGAGATCTGA
- a CDS encoding amidohydrolase, with protein MTDAADLVLTNAAVHTLTDPDETAEAVAVRDGEIIRVGSTYEIDFLAGVDTHTIDLDGRVLLPGFIDAHTHMEELGKRLVHADLADATSPDEAVSLLAERADELDDGETDREWVLGFGYDESAWEESRYLDREDLDRVSETRPVVAFREDMHTGGVNGVALDRLGDRLPEGDVRTENGDPTGVLVEDALGPVREAIAPDRNETRDLLLAAQEHANERGVTGVHDMIRHSHAPRVYRDLDSAGELALRVRINYWSDHLDAAIETGLATNHGSEFVRTGAIKTFTDGSIGARTAKLTEPYADTETETADGGATGQWVVPPAELREIVERADGAGFQVTAHAIGDRAVDEVLAAYAATDDPGGARHRIEHAELPFDGAIDRFADLDVVASVQPNFLKWADEGGLYDARIGSERRRRSNPLRELRDAGVRLAFGSDCMPLDPLLGVHHSVNAPADVQRLPVTEALRAYTRGAAYAGFDEDRLGTIEPGKRGDLVALDRSPWDQPDDIAAIDVAATIIDGEIVYDAR; from the coding sequence ATGACCGACGCTGCGGATCTGGTGCTTACGAACGCCGCGGTCCACACGCTGACCGATCCCGACGAGACCGCCGAGGCGGTCGCCGTCCGCGACGGCGAGATCATCCGGGTGGGGTCGACGTACGAGATCGACTTCCTCGCGGGCGTCGACACCCACACGATCGACCTCGACGGCCGCGTGCTCCTCCCGGGATTCATCGACGCCCACACGCATATGGAGGAGCTCGGCAAGCGCCTCGTCCACGCCGACCTCGCCGACGCCACCTCGCCCGACGAAGCGGTCTCGCTGCTCGCAGAGCGCGCCGACGAACTCGACGACGGTGAGACCGACCGCGAGTGGGTTCTGGGCTTCGGCTACGACGAGAGCGCGTGGGAGGAGTCGCGCTATCTCGACCGGGAAGACCTCGATCGGGTGAGCGAGACGCGACCGGTGGTCGCGTTCCGCGAGGACATGCACACCGGGGGCGTGAACGGCGTCGCCCTCGATCGCCTCGGCGACCGGCTTCCCGAGGGCGATGTCCGAACCGAGAACGGCGATCCCACGGGCGTGCTCGTCGAGGATGCGCTCGGCCCCGTTCGAGAAGCGATCGCGCCCGACCGCAACGAGACCCGCGACCTCCTCCTTGCCGCCCAGGAACACGCCAACGAACGCGGCGTCACCGGCGTCCACGACATGATCCGGCACTCCCACGCACCGCGGGTCTACCGCGACCTCGATTCCGCAGGGGAGCTCGCGCTCCGAGTCCGAATCAACTACTGGAGCGATCACCTCGACGCCGCGATCGAAACCGGCCTCGCGACCAACCACGGCAGCGAGTTCGTGCGGACGGGCGCGATCAAGACCTTCACCGACGGGAGCATCGGCGCACGGACCGCGAAACTGACCGAGCCGTACGCCGACACTGAGACCGAAACCGCTGACGGCGGGGCCACTGGTCAGTGGGTCGTTCCGCCCGCCGAACTCCGTGAGATCGTCGAACGTGCCGACGGCGCCGGCTTCCAGGTGACGGCCCACGCCATCGGCGACAGGGCGGTCGACGAGGTCCTCGCGGCCTACGCGGCGACCGACGATCCCGGCGGCGCACGTCACCGGATCGAGCACGCCGAACTTCCCTTCGATGGGGCCATCGACCGCTTCGCCGATCTCGACGTGGTGGCGTCGGTCCAGCCGAACTTCCTGAAGTGGGCGGATGAGGGAGGGCTCTACGACGCCCGGATCGGTTCCGAGCGCCGGCGACGCTCGAACCCACTTCGAGAACTCCGCGACGCCGGAGTTCGACTCGCCTTCGGCAGCGACTGCATGCCGCTCGACCCGCTGCTTGGCGTCCACCACTCCGTGAACGCGCCCGCCGACGTCCAGCGACTCCCCGTGACCGAGGCGCTCCGGGCGTACACCCGCGGCGCGGCGTACGCCGGCTTCGACGAGGATCGGCTGGGAACGATCGAACCAGGCAAGCGTGGCGATCTCGTCGCGCTCGACCGCTCGCCGTGGGACCAGCCAGACGACATCGCGGCCATCGATGTCGCGGCAACGATCATCGACGGCGAGATCGTCTACGACGCGCGCTGA
- the hmgA gene encoding hydroxymethylglutaryl-CoA reductase (NADPH), with translation MSDAADLAERVRSGDLALHDLDDHADPATATEARRRVVARATDTDLDGVGATALDPTDAVGTTIENMIGAVEIPLGVAGPLPVAGGAADDEHYLPLATTEGALVASVNRGCSILRAAEGANARVTKRSMTRAPVFRVADVVEAEAVVSWVRENRDALRNAAEETTSHGELTDVTPYVVGDSVFLRFGYDTKDAMGMNMATIATRAASEVVEAETSADLVALSGNLCTDKKPAAINAVEGRGRSVVADVTIPNEVVEDRLHATPDAIAEVNTRKNLIGSAKAGSLGFNAHAANVVAGVFLATGQDAAQVVEGANAITTVEARGDELYASVSLASLEVGTVGGGTKLPTQSAALSLLGVAGGGDPPGANADRLAEVIAAGALAGELSLLGALASRNLSSAHEELGR, from the coding sequence ATGAGCGACGCTGCCGACCTCGCCGAGCGCGTTCGATCGGGCGACCTCGCGCTCCACGACCTCGACGATCACGCCGATCCCGCAACCGCGACCGAAGCCCGACGTCGGGTCGTCGCGCGCGCGACCGACACCGATCTCGACGGGGTGGGAGCAACTGCCCTCGATCCAACCGACGCCGTCGGAACGACCATCGAGAACATGATCGGCGCAGTCGAAATCCCGCTCGGCGTCGCCGGCCCTCTTCCTGTGGCGGGCGGCGCGGCCGACGACGAACACTACCTTCCGCTCGCGACAACCGAGGGCGCGCTGGTCGCCTCGGTCAACCGCGGCTGTTCGATCCTCCGCGCGGCCGAGGGCGCGAACGCCAGGGTCACGAAGCGCTCGATGACCCGCGCGCCAGTCTTTCGAGTGGCCGATGTGGTCGAGGCCGAGGCGGTCGTCTCGTGGGTGCGCGAGAACCGCGACGCACTCCGGAACGCCGCCGAGGAGACCACGAGCCACGGCGAACTCACGGACGTGACGCCCTACGTCGTGGGTGACTCGGTGTTCCTCCGCTTCGGTTACGACACCAAGGACGCGATGGGGATGAACATGGCGACCATCGCCACGCGAGCGGCCAGCGAGGTAGTCGAAGCCGAGACGTCCGCCGACCTCGTGGCGCTGTCGGGCAACCTCTGTACCGACAAGAAGCCCGCCGCGATCAACGCGGTCGAGGGTCGCGGTCGGAGCGTGGTGGCCGACGTGACGATCCCGAACGAGGTGGTGGAGGATCGACTCCACGCCACGCCCGACGCGATCGCCGAGGTCAACACCCGAAAGAACCTCATCGGGTCGGCGAAAGCCGGAAGTTTGGGATTCAACGCCCACGCCGCGAACGTGGTGGCGGGCGTCTTCCTCGCCACCGGCCAGGACGCCGCTCAGGTGGTCGAGGGAGCGAACGCGATCACGACCGTCGAAGCCAGGGGAGACGAACTCTACGCCAGCGTCTCGCTCGCGAGTCTCGAAGTCGGAACGGTGGGTGGCGGGACGAAACTGCCCACCCAGTCGGCAGCGCTCTCGCTGCTCGGCGTGGCTGGGGGTGGCGACCCGCCCGGCGCGAACGCCGACCGCCTCGCGGAAGTGATCGCCGCGGGCGCGCTCGCTGGCGAACTCTCCCTCCTCGGAGCGCTCGCCTCACGGAACCTGTCGAGCGCCCACGAAGAGCTTGGACGGTGA
- a CDS encoding DUF5817 domain-containing protein: MYAVVGCSECSALWVVEGRPETTSCPSCGARHQYPKLTKFAETDAADAAREARTALLADRSDHAPDDLDSFATLETRAENERMDETTYLQESGLDAEAVSEAGEGATSGAAAGSPSRLDTVRNAVDELDEPTEEAVIAYATARDVSTAFTERALDRLVQQGEASRNDGAYRLL, translated from the coding sequence ATGTATGCGGTGGTCGGCTGCAGCGAGTGCAGCGCGCTGTGGGTGGTCGAGGGCCGTCCCGAGACCACGTCCTGTCCCTCGTGTGGCGCGCGCCATCAGTACCCGAAGCTCACGAAATTTGCCGAGACTGACGCCGCCGACGCCGCGCGCGAGGCCCGCACCGCGCTGCTCGCCGACCGCAGCGACCACGCGCCCGACGACCTCGATTCGTTCGCAACGCTCGAAACGCGCGCCGAGAACGAACGGATGGACGAGACGACGTACCTCCAGGAGTCGGGCCTCGACGCCGAGGCAGTCTCCGAAGCGGGCGAGGGCGCGACGAGCGGGGCGGCCGCGGGAAGCCCGAGCCGGCTCGACACGGTCCGAAACGCCGTCGACGAACTCGATGAGCCGACCGAGGAGGCTGTCATCGCGTACGCGACCGCGCGTGACGTGTCCACCGCGTTCACCGAGCGCGCGCTCGACCGACTCGTCCAACAGGGCGAGGCGAGCCGGAACGACGGCGCGTACCGACTCCTGTGA
- a CDS encoding cupin domain-containing protein, protein MKTVATADRETTEAVEGVSVTVLASGEAMNVQAFTIDSGASVPAHSHHHEQAGYLFAGHATFVLDDEEHEVGPEGSYAIPADEAHAVENRGDAIVRGVECFSPPRPRPNWMD, encoded by the coding sequence ATGAAGACCGTTGCGACGGCCGATCGCGAGACCACCGAGGCGGTTGAGGGTGTTTCGGTCACAGTGCTCGCGAGCGGCGAGGCGATGAACGTCCAGGCGTTCACGATCGATTCTGGAGCCAGCGTCCCGGCGCACAGCCACCACCACGAACAGGCGGGCTACCTGTTCGCGGGCCACGCGACGTTCGTCCTTGACGACGAGGAACACGAAGTCGGCCCCGAAGGATCGTACGCCATCCCCGCCGACGAGGCGCACGCGGTCGAGAACCGTGGCGACGCGATCGTTCGCGGTGTCGAGTGCTTCAGCCCGCCCAGACCGCGCCCCAACTGGATGGACTGA